One Pullulanibacillus sp. KACC 23026 DNA segment encodes these proteins:
- a CDS encoding aspartyl-phosphate phosphatase Spo0E family protein — MRDEIEKKRQQLILIANKYGLNAELTLKCSRELDRLLDNYQEKTLLSNKNINSATN, encoded by the coding sequence ATGCGCGACGAGATTGAAAAAAAACGACAACAGCTTATTCTTATCGCGAATAAGTATGGATTAAATGCTGAATTGACGCTGAAATGCAGTCGCGAATTAGACCGCCTTCTTGACAATTATCAAGAAAAAACACTACTTTCTAATAAAAATATAAATAGTGCCACTAACTAA
- a CDS encoding sporulation protein produces the protein MKDDHTLDYVLESLSNWVDTHHKAKALYEKLMHHSYKNEEDFARALSAEEAHFLSDVLSEEINYAEQAGDKVRLGQLNDMYEQLY, from the coding sequence ATGAAAGACGATCATACCCTTGATTATGTCTTGGAATCTCTGTCAAATTGGGTGGATACTCATCATAAAGCAAAAGCGCTTTACGAAAAACTTATGCACCATTCCTACAAAAATGAAGAGGACTTTGCCAGAGCCCTCTCAGCCGAAGAGGCTCACTTTTTGTCCGACGTCCTTTCAGAAGAAATCAACTATGCCGAGCAAGCTGGAGACAAAGTACGACTTGGACAGTTGAACGACATGTACGAACAGCTTTATTAA
- a CDS encoding MFS transporter — protein MNPQLLKSKSYKALISAQTVSNLGDWLYILGLMALVGIKWHGSPLEVSLAMLMMSLPSILFGSLAGTLADRMDRKFLMVLSDLTRAAIMVGIVVASQLFEVYLLVALLSLFSTLFEPAKQGKLKEIVAEELLQSAVSTSQLINNGAKIVGPIIGGALIAITSVTWAFYIDACSFLVSALCLTFLPKTERFSQTKETPNETKTSKSSFVHQLAEGFRFLKTTPTLLVGVVMFSLVMFVLQISDSQFIVLFREIHGSSINILGWLMAGSGLGVVLASIYLNKKEITSFIGLLAISSVVLGLGYMGITAGIHMPITMIEILYPIGGVVVGFCFGLSLIPFEVMVQKQTPEQFTGRVFGTIGSLTTLSVILGTSTGGVLSQFFGVHLTYYLAGGLLVLVGLVVYSKRKSLERGNRNAQGEPGTLQETAGRNS, from the coding sequence ATGAACCCGCAATTGTTAAAAAGTAAATCCTATAAGGCCCTAATTTCCGCACAGACGGTCAGCAACCTCGGCGATTGGCTTTACATTTTAGGCTTAATGGCTTTAGTCGGAATTAAATGGCACGGGTCCCCTCTTGAGGTCTCACTTGCCATGCTCATGATGTCACTGCCCTCTATTCTCTTTGGCTCACTTGCTGGAACGTTGGCCGACCGAATGGACCGCAAATTCTTAATGGTCCTCTCCGATCTCACACGGGCTGCGATCATGGTTGGAATTGTAGTTGCCTCCCAATTGTTTGAAGTGTATCTCCTTGTCGCACTCCTCTCCCTTTTCTCGACTCTATTTGAACCTGCCAAACAAGGCAAATTAAAAGAAATTGTGGCTGAAGAGTTGCTGCAATCAGCCGTCTCCACCAGTCAGTTAATAAATAATGGCGCAAAAATAGTAGGTCCAATTATTGGCGGTGCCTTAATTGCTATCACGAGTGTCACTTGGGCTTTTTATATTGACGCCTGCTCGTTTCTCGTTTCCGCCTTGTGCTTGACTTTCTTGCCTAAGACAGAGCGATTCAGCCAAACAAAAGAAACGCCAAACGAAACAAAGACCTCAAAATCAAGCTTCGTCCACCAGCTTGCTGAGGGCTTCCGCTTTCTCAAAACCACACCGACGCTTCTCGTTGGTGTCGTCATGTTCAGTCTTGTCATGTTTGTTCTCCAAATTTCTGATTCCCAATTTATTGTCCTTTTTAGAGAAATTCACGGATCCAGCATCAATATATTAGGCTGGCTCATGGCGGGAAGCGGTCTAGGCGTTGTATTAGCCTCGATTTATTTAAACAAGAAAGAAATCACTTCCTTTATTGGTTTATTGGCCATTAGCAGCGTCGTCCTCGGACTTGGCTATATGGGCATAACGGCTGGAATCCATATGCCCATTACCATGATCGAGATCCTTTATCCGATTGGCGGTGTGGTGGTCGGGTTTTGCTTTGGGCTTTCTCTCATTCCATTTGAAGTTATGGTCCAAAAACAAACCCCCGAACAATTTACAGGACGTGTATTTGGTACAATCGGGAGTTTGACAACACTTTCTGTTATTTTGGGGACATCAACCGGAGGAGTGCTTTCACAATTCTTCGGTGTCCATTTGACGTATTACCTGGCAGGTGGATTACTTGTTCTTGTTGGACTCGTTGTTTATAGTAAACGTAAGTCATTAGAAAGAGGGAATCGCAATGCCCAAGGTGAGCCCGGAACACTTCAAGAAACGGCGGGCCGAAATTCTTGA
- a CDS encoding TetR family transcriptional regulator — MPKVSPEHFKKRRAEILEAAKKVFTKKGFEPTTMQDVVKESGMSRGGVYQYFSSPEEMFIAIREDGFEAFDNYLRELLDTHETVWDALLAYVNNYIYEPESEGISFGLVSYEYSVVSWRNEQHRQVILNQALKATETFKDFLQVGVDRGEFTPLYSLEAIALFIFNVTDGLLLHAVFASESANHLYINEQVASLILYLRTALQIRE, encoded by the coding sequence ATGCCCAAGGTGAGCCCGGAACACTTCAAGAAACGGCGGGCCGAAATTCTTGAAGCCGCTAAGAAGGTATTTACCAAAAAGGGATTCGAGCCGACAACCATGCAGGATGTGGTGAAGGAATCAGGGATGAGCCGTGGCGGTGTTTATCAATATTTTTCAAGTCCTGAAGAGATGTTTATTGCCATACGCGAAGACGGCTTCGAAGCGTTTGACAATTACTTAAGGGAGTTATTAGACACACATGAAACCGTGTGGGATGCTCTATTGGCCTATGTTAACAATTATATTTACGAACCCGAAAGTGAAGGAATTTCTTTCGGCCTCGTCTCTTATGAATATTCGGTTGTCTCTTGGCGAAATGAACAGCATCGTCAGGTTATCTTAAACCAAGCGCTAAAAGCGACTGAAACGTTTAAGGACTTTCTGCAAGTGGGAGTAGACCGCGGAGAATTTACTCCCCTTTATTCTCTAGAAGCGATTGCTTTATTTATTTTTAATGTCACAGACGGCCTTCTTCTTCATGCCGTTTTTGCTTCCGAAAGTGCCAATCATTTGTATATCAATGAACAAGTGGCCAGTCTTATTTTATATCTAAGAACCGCCCTGCAAATTAGAGAATAA
- a CDS encoding SDR family oxidoreductase, which produces MYPTQPYFNKEQKEKTIVHTFPPQHQSQMPGHEHEMNPLPIADNPSYKASGKLKNKIAIITGGDSGIGRAVAITFAKEGAKVAIVYFNEKEDAEATKQMINAYGGQCLLIEKDLREETSAEEAVKETLAQYGAPHILVNNCAVQYPQKSILQITKEQLYKTFETNFFSYFFMAKAVLPHMTAGASIINTASITAYKGNKTLIDYSSTKGAIVSFTRSLSLALAEEDIRVNAVAPGPIWTPLIPASFDADKVSQFGNNTPMKRAGQPFELAPAYVYLASDDSRFMSGQVLHINGGDIVNG; this is translated from the coding sequence TTGTATCCTACACAGCCTTATTTTAATAAAGAACAAAAAGAAAAAACCATTGTTCATACCTTCCCGCCGCAACATCAATCCCAGATGCCCGGGCATGAGCATGAAATGAATCCTTTACCAATTGCCGATAACCCCTCCTACAAAGCAAGCGGAAAATTAAAAAATAAAATAGCGATCATTACTGGAGGAGACAGCGGCATCGGCCGTGCCGTGGCCATCACTTTTGCCAAAGAGGGGGCGAAGGTTGCGATCGTCTATTTCAATGAAAAAGAGGATGCCGAGGCAACCAAACAGATGATCAACGCTTACGGCGGACAATGCCTTTTGATTGAAAAAGACCTGCGTGAAGAAACAAGCGCCGAGGAGGCGGTTAAAGAAACCTTAGCCCAATACGGCGCCCCCCATATTCTTGTTAATAATTGTGCGGTCCAATACCCACAGAAGTCGATCCTTCAGATTACAAAAGAACAGCTTTACAAAACCTTTGAGACCAACTTTTTTTCTTACTTTTTTATGGCTAAAGCGGTCTTACCGCATATGACGGCAGGAGCATCCATTATTAATACAGCATCGATCACGGCTTATAAAGGAAACAAGACGCTCATCGATTACAGTTCGACGAAAGGCGCGATTGTGTCCTTTACCCGGTCTCTATCCTTAGCGCTTGCCGAAGAGGATATTCGAGTGAATGCGGTGGCACCAGGGCCAATATGGACACCGTTAATTCCTGCTTCCTTTGATGCGGACAAGGTTAGCCAATTTGGAAACAACACGCCAATGAAGCGTGCCGGACAACCCTTTGAACTCGCACCTGCCTATGTGTACCTCGCCAGTGATGATTCCCGTTTCATGAGCGGACAAGTTCTTCATATTAATGGCGGCGATATTGTTAATGGTTAA
- a CDS encoding histidine phosphatase family protein: MGRLYLTRHGETVWNREQRLQGRANSHLTERGIRQAEELASRLENKSIDIVISSPSERALKTATLLNVKHQLPIIQDEHFLEMDLGDWEGQLKADIERHDPIRSKHFWQEPHLYKAANGEDFYDLRNRVLPRMKSILQENKDRDILLVTHAVVLKTLMAYFENRPLEKLWEGPFIHSTCLTVIDFDGEESDILLYADTSHYSEPISF, encoded by the coding sequence ATGGGACGGTTATATTTGACCCGTCATGGTGAAACAGTATGGAATAGAGAACAACGTCTGCAAGGCAGGGCTAATTCCCACTTAACAGAACGTGGCATACGGCAGGCCGAGGAGCTTGCTTCTCGCCTTGAGAATAAATCGATCGATATCGTGATATCGAGTCCAAGTGAAAGAGCGCTTAAGACGGCAACGCTATTAAATGTGAAACACCAGCTCCCCATTATTCAAGACGAGCATTTCCTAGAGATGGATCTCGGTGATTGGGAAGGTCAATTGAAGGCGGATATTGAAAGACATGACCCTATTCGTTCAAAGCATTTTTGGCAAGAACCCCACTTATATAAAGCAGCAAACGGGGAAGATTTTTATGATCTGAGAAATCGAGTGCTTCCAAGAATGAAAAGCATTCTCCAAGAAAATAAGGATCGAGACATTCTTCTTGTCACACATGCGGTCGTTTTGAAGACGCTCATGGCTTATTTTGAAAATCGCCCGCTAGAGAAATTGTGGGAGGGTCCGTTCATCCACAGTACATGCTTAACCGTTATTGATTTCGATGGAGAGGAATCTGACATTCTCCTATATGCAGATACCTCCCACTATAGTGAACCCATTTCATTTTAA
- a CDS encoding alpha/beta hydrolase, with translation MSPYIKIKDVNIYYEVKGKPLDGQHPTLLLVHGYLSSLFSFRDLIPYLEPHFSILSIDLPGFGKSEKSKHYEHSLDNYAETLLAILTYFNRDHVILVGHSMGGQICFRAARKDPKRVEKVIGLSAAGYMGPVKKQLRMATKIPFFPFFLRLYFQKYNAMKTFLDVTHDPSIITEEMMEGYKKPLREKAFYHSLTRLIQDREGDLTTPEVGEIEQPVLLLWGRQDRIVPLEIGERFKKEMKQAELKVFEETGHLLPEERPKEVAEAIIQFIHE, from the coding sequence ATGTCCCCTTATATTAAAATAAAGGATGTTAACATATATTATGAAGTGAAGGGAAAGCCGTTAGATGGTCAACATCCCACCTTACTTCTTGTACATGGGTACCTCTCTTCGTTATTTAGCTTTAGAGACCTTATTCCTTACTTAGAGCCTCACTTCTCCATTCTATCCATAGATTTGCCTGGCTTTGGCAAAAGTGAAAAATCGAAACACTACGAGCATTCCCTGGATAATTATGCGGAAACTTTGCTTGCCATTTTAACTTATTTTAATAGAGATCATGTCATATTGGTCGGGCATTCGATGGGGGGCCAGATTTGCTTTCGTGCCGCTAGAAAGGACCCTAAGCGGGTGGAAAAAGTAATCGGTTTATCGGCTGCAGGTTATATGGGGCCGGTAAAAAAACAGCTAAGAATGGCGACTAAAATTCCTTTTTTTCCTTTCTTCTTGAGACTATACTTTCAAAAGTATAATGCTATGAAGACTTTTTTGGATGTGACTCATGACCCTTCTATAATTACAGAGGAAATGATGGAAGGTTACAAAAAGCCTTTAAGAGAAAAGGCGTTTTATCACTCTTTGACGAGACTTATACAAGATCGAGAAGGCGATTTGACGACACCAGAAGTTGGGGAGATTGAACAGCCGGTTCTATTGTTATGGGGAAGACAAGATCGAATTGTTCCGTTAGAGATTGGGGAACGTTTTAAAAAAGAAATGAAACAGGCTGAATTGAAAGTTTTTGAAGAAACCGGTCACTTGCTTCCGGAAGAACGTCCTAAAGAAGTTGCAGAAGCCATCATTCAATTCATCCATGAATGA
- a CDS encoding alpha/beta-type small acid-soluble spore protein: protein MTKSTAFQNKGMDHQSLNSDQLKYEIAKEHHIPLKKGDNGNLTAKQAGTVGGHIGGPMVHELIKRAKQQLSTSNKTD from the coding sequence ATGACAAAATCAACCGCTTTTCAAAATAAAGGAATGGATCATCAAAGCCTCAATTCTGACCAACTTAAATACGAGATAGCAAAAGAGCATCATATTCCCTTAAAAAAGGGGGACAATGGGAACCTGACCGCTAAACAGGCTGGGACCGTCGGAGGGCATATTGGCGGCCCAATGGTTCATGAACTCATTAAGCGAGCTAAACAACAGCTTTCGACCTCAAACAAAACCGATTAG
- a CDS encoding oligoribonuclease: protein MIKLITDSDLDGVSCGILAKLAFNEAAEVLYTTPRWVDQRVKETLQKIEDSTKLIITDLSVSPEVAKLVNDAVKKGQAVKLIDHHGTALFLNEFSWADVKPEDITGRKTSAASLFYEDLKTNNKLGETEALDTYIDWVRQYDTWEWDERGTYQAKQLNSLYGLIGRELFEAEMVTRLTNETVSFSFSDTEETLLRVEEKKVDRYINSKKRQVVQTTIDNYCVGVVYAEQYQSELGNLLNEAYPHLDLITMVNPGTKGLSFRTIHDAIDVSVLASKYGGGGHPKASGAELTEAAFKTFMQETFSMAPIKPDPERNEFNQKESEFGTCYANRKGDKLFIRKLGVNQWEVLYQGKKWGQTFNQFSDAERAIKREFGVWLRYDDELFYQITSSFPLTLEEVKSRYKEMMALLMQ from the coding sequence ATGATCAAACTTATTACGGACAGTGATCTTGACGGCGTTTCTTGCGGCATACTTGCAAAGTTGGCGTTTAATGAAGCGGCAGAGGTTCTCTACACAACGCCAAGATGGGTCGACCAACGTGTGAAAGAGACACTCCAAAAGATTGAGGACAGCACGAAACTCATCATTACGGATTTATCAGTAAGCCCTGAGGTAGCTAAGCTCGTTAATGATGCGGTTAAAAAGGGCCAGGCTGTTAAATTAATTGATCACCACGGAACAGCTCTGTTTCTAAATGAGTTTTCTTGGGCAGATGTAAAGCCTGAAGATATAACGGGGAGAAAGACATCGGCTGCGTCACTTTTCTATGAAGATTTAAAGACCAATAATAAATTAGGGGAAACAGAAGCACTTGATACTTATATTGATTGGGTACGTCAATACGACACTTGGGAATGGGATGAAAGAGGGACTTATCAAGCTAAACAACTGAATAGCTTGTATGGACTGATTGGCCGTGAGCTTTTTGAAGCGGAAATGGTGACACGTTTGACCAATGAAACGGTCTCCTTCTCCTTTAGTGATACAGAAGAAACCTTGTTGCGTGTAGAAGAGAAGAAAGTAGACCGGTACATTAATTCTAAGAAAAGACAAGTTGTTCAGACGACAATCGACAATTACTGTGTCGGAGTGGTTTATGCGGAACAGTATCAATCGGAATTAGGAAATTTATTGAATGAAGCTTATCCGCATTTAGATTTGATTACAATGGTCAATCCTGGGACTAAAGGGTTAAGTTTTCGTACCATTCATGATGCCATCGATGTATCTGTACTCGCCTCTAAATATGGCGGCGGCGGTCACCCGAAAGCATCTGGTGCTGAACTGACGGAGGCGGCCTTTAAGACCTTCATGCAAGAAACCTTTTCTATGGCACCGATTAAACCAGATCCTGAGCGAAATGAGTTTAACCAGAAAGAATCCGAATTTGGAACCTGTTACGCGAATCGTAAGGGAGACAAACTGTTTATTCGGAAATTGGGAGTCAATCAGTGGGAGGTCCTGTACCAAGGCAAGAAATGGGGGCAGACCTTTAATCAATTTTCAGACGCAGAAAGAGCCATTAAGAGGGAGTTTGGGGTTTGGCTTCGTTATGATGATGAACTGTTCTATCAGATTACAAGTTCTTTTCCACTGACTCTTGAGGAAGTCAAATCGCGTTATAAAGAAATGATGGCTCTCTTGATGCAATAA